From Mucilaginibacter rubeus, a single genomic window includes:
- a CDS encoding VCBS repeat-containing protein, translated as MKKFYPALLLVSVVIFSCAKKKTTLFELISSSHSGITFNNLITENDSINPIDNANVYNGGGVGIGDFNNDGLPDIYFSGNMVSNKLYLNRGDFKFDDITEKAGVNGLGKWGRGVAVIDINNDGWPDIYVCNSLLQDGVKRQNLLYVNQGTDKEGIPHFKEEEKAYGLDIQTYSTMATFFDYNNDGWLDMYLTVNRPGDNYYANQFRPIITDGSGKSTGRLYENKWDSKLKHPVFTDVSKKAGISIEGYGHAATVVDINRDGWKDIYVTNDFISPNILYINNGDGTFTNRSKEYFKHTSMNAMGQDIEDLNNDGLADVFELDMSPPDNYRKKMMSMPDAYQSYELFNHYAYQYQYARNTLQVNQGPGLGQNDSIKGPVFSETGFLSGITETDWSWTPLITDFNNDGYRDIIVTNGFPRDVTDHDFIVFRNNPYSTASKKTILNQIPTVKIHNYAFQNNGDLNFGDVSSQWGLDIPTFSNGAAYADLNNDGAMDMVINNINDEALVYKNNSRTLTPQTSNYLRVKLNGDSFNRNGIGAWIDIYYAGGQHQVYENNPYRGYLSTIQNIAHFGLGKYSVLDSVVVRWPNKHKQVLRSVKANQMLNVNIGDANQPYNWVVPHKNTGSLFTEITGAAGINYKHKEDDFADFSIQKLLPHKLSAYTPALAAGDIDGNGLDDIAIGGNSKFPAQVFLQQANGRFSQRNLIEAKPDSANYKDESLLLFDADGDGKLDLYVASGGYESAPGTKNYADRVYLNDGRGHFMEQKDALPGNLTSKLCVRAFDYNKDGKLDLLITGRVDPWHYPNPVSSFILRNDSKPGKLQFTDVTSSVAPCLKNLGLTCDALVTDYDNDGWPDLIIAGEWMPITFIKNVHGKFVNSTAASGVTGKIGWWNSIVAGDFRHSGKIDYIVGNLGKNSFFKANDKEPVYITAGDFDKRRTTDAFPSLFLTDTDGVKREFPSFVRDDAVKQMISLRKKFTNYRSFGHATLQDLLSPEQFKSALRLKANTLTSCYLENLGNGKFRMHPLPNYAQVSAINGMVVDDFDGDGNLDVAINGNDYGTNVSVGRYDALDGLLLKGDGKGGFKQLSILQSGVYIPGDGKALVKLKGKDNRYYLAASQRNGNLQLLKLNMPAKTIRIESQDAYAEVSAKDGSVTRQEFYYGSSFLSQSARFLNVSPGTQKVTIVSNNGKIREIKLD; from the coding sequence ATGAAGAAATTTTACCCGGCTTTATTACTGGTTAGTGTTGTTATCTTTTCGTGCGCAAAAAAGAAGACAACGTTGTTTGAACTAATATCATCTTCGCATTCTGGCATTACCTTTAATAATTTAATTACAGAAAACGATTCGATCAACCCAATTGATAACGCTAATGTTTACAACGGTGGCGGAGTTGGCATAGGCGATTTTAACAATGATGGATTACCGGATATTTATTTTTCGGGCAACATGGTTTCAAACAAGTTGTACCTCAACCGCGGAGATTTCAAATTTGATGATATCACTGAGAAGGCTGGAGTAAATGGTTTGGGGAAATGGGGCAGGGGAGTTGCTGTTATTGATATCAATAATGATGGTTGGCCTGATATTTATGTGTGCAATTCGCTGTTACAGGATGGTGTTAAAAGGCAAAATCTGCTTTACGTTAATCAGGGGACAGACAAAGAGGGAATACCTCATTTCAAAGAAGAGGAGAAGGCTTACGGTCTTGATATACAGACCTACTCTACTATGGCGACCTTTTTTGATTATAACAATGATGGCTGGTTGGATATGTACCTCACCGTTAATCGCCCCGGCGATAATTATTATGCCAATCAATTCCGCCCCATTATCACAGACGGCAGCGGTAAAAGTACCGGGCGGTTATATGAAAATAAATGGGACAGCAAGCTGAAACACCCGGTATTTACCGATGTGTCCAAAAAAGCCGGAATATCCATTGAAGGTTACGGGCATGCGGCGACGGTTGTAGATATAAACAGAGATGGGTGGAAGGATATTTACGTTACCAACGATTTTATTTCGCCCAATATCCTCTATATTAATAATGGCGATGGCACGTTCACCAACAGATCAAAGGAGTACTTTAAGCATACTTCAATGAACGCGATGGGGCAGGATATTGAAGACCTCAATAATGATGGCCTGGCCGATGTATTTGAACTGGATATGTCACCACCGGATAACTACCGCAAAAAAATGATGTCGATGCCGGATGCCTACCAGTCGTATGAATTGTTTAATCATTACGCTTATCAATACCAATACGCCCGTAACACTTTGCAGGTAAACCAGGGACCAGGGTTAGGGCAAAATGATTCAATAAAGGGACCTGTATTCAGCGAAACAGGTTTTTTAAGCGGGATAACCGAGACCGACTGGAGTTGGACGCCTCTGATAACGGATTTCAATAATGATGGGTATCGCGACATCATCGTCACCAATGGTTTTCCAAGGGATGTTACCGACCACGATTTTATTGTCTTCAGAAATAACCCTTATTCCACAGCCTCAAAAAAAACTATTTTAAACCAGATCCCTACCGTCAAGATCCATAATTACGCTTTTCAAAATAATGGCGATTTAAACTTTGGCGATGTTTCAAGCCAATGGGGTTTGGATATACCAACGTTTTCAAACGGTGCGGCTTATGCAGACCTGAACAATGATGGGGCGATGGATATGGTGATCAATAACATCAATGACGAGGCACTTGTTTATAAAAATAACAGCCGGACACTTACACCTCAAACATCAAATTATTTACGCGTTAAACTAAACGGCGATAGCTTTAACAGGAACGGCATAGGCGCATGGATAGATATTTATTACGCAGGTGGGCAGCATCAGGTGTATGAAAATAATCCTTACCGCGGGTACTTGTCAACCATACAAAACATTGCACATTTTGGTCTCGGAAAATATAGCGTTTTAGATTCTGTGGTGGTAAGATGGCCAAATAAGCATAAACAGGTTTTAAGAAGTGTAAAGGCCAATCAAATGCTGAATGTAAATATAGGTGATGCCAATCAGCCTTATAATTGGGTTGTGCCACATAAAAATACGGGCTCCCTGTTCACTGAAATTACGGGTGCCGCCGGTATTAATTATAAGCACAAGGAAGATGACTTTGCAGATTTTTCCATTCAAAAACTATTACCCCACAAATTATCAGCTTATACGCCGGCACTTGCAGCAGGGGATATTGATGGCAACGGCCTTGATGATATTGCTATTGGAGGTAATAGTAAATTTCCGGCTCAGGTTTTCCTGCAGCAGGCTAACGGGCGGTTCAGCCAGCGGAATTTGATAGAAGCGAAGCCGGATAGCGCGAATTATAAAGATGAAAGTTTATTACTTTTTGATGCCGATGGCGACGGTAAGCTGGATTTGTACGTTGCCAGCGGTGGTTACGAAAGCGCGCCGGGGACTAAAAATTATGCCGACCGCGTTTATCTTAATGATGGGCGGGGACATTTTATGGAACAAAAAGATGCGTTGCCCGGTAATTTAACAAGCAAGTTATGTGTGAGGGCATTTGATTACAATAAAGACGGTAAGCTGGATTTGCTGATAACCGGTCGCGTTGATCCATGGCATTACCCAAACCCGGTATCGTCTTTTATTTTACGAAACGACAGTAAGCCCGGAAAACTGCAATTTACGGATGTGACCTCATCTGTTGCACCCTGTTTAAAAAACCTGGGGTTGACCTGTGATGCACTGGTGACCGACTATGATAACGATGGCTGGCCTGATCTTATTATTGCAGGCGAATGGATGCCGATAACTTTTATCAAAAATGTTCATGGCAAATTCGTTAACTCAACAGCCGCTTCGGGAGTTACCGGCAAAATTGGCTGGTGGAATTCGATAGTTGCAGGAGATTTCAGGCATAGTGGCAAGATCGACTACATAGTTGGCAACCTTGGAAAGAACAGTTTTTTCAAAGCGAACGACAAAGAGCCTGTTTATATCACCGCCGGCGACTTTGATAAGCGCCGAACTACAGACGCCTTTCCATCCCTATTCCTTACAGATACCGATGGGGTAAAACGCGAATTTCCATCTTTTGTTAGGGATGATGCCGTTAAACAAATGATCAGCCTGCGGAAAAAATTTACAAACTACCGCTCTTTCGGTCATGCAACCTTGCAGGATCTGCTCTCGCCGGAGCAATTCAAAAGTGCCTTACGGCTAAAAGCTAATACGCTTACCTCATGCTACCTTGAAAATTTGGGCAACGGTAAATTCAGGATGCATCCCCTGCCAAATTATGCCCAGGTATCTGCCATTAACGGGATGGTAGTTGATGACTTTGATGGCGATGGTAATTTAGATGTCGCTATTAACGGGAATGATTATGGCACAAATGTTTCGGTTGGCAGGTACGATGCCTTAGATGGCTTGCTCCTGAAAGGAGATGGCAAAGGCGGCTTTAAACAACTCTCAATTTTACAAAGCGGAGTCTACATTCCAGGGGATGGTAAAGCCCTTGTAAAACTTAAAGGTAAGGATAACAGGTATTACCTGGCTGCCAGCCAACGCAACGGGAATTTGCAGTTGTTAAAACTTAACATGCCGGCAAAAACAATAAGGATTGAGTCACAGGACGCGTATGCTGAGGTATCTGCAAAAGATGGCTCAGTTACCCGACAGGAGTTTTATTATGGTTCGTCTTTTTTATCACAATCAGCAAGGTTTTTGAATGTGAGTCCCGGTACACAAAAAGTGACGATTGTATCAAATAATGGCAAGATTAGGGAGATTAAACTTGATTAA
- a CDS encoding Crp/Fnr family transcriptional regulator: MKQYKKNEFYNEYKNVCKHLGFVINGVFRIYRVNSDTGEEKNMLFFTDQQFVTSYKSFLAQTACEYYTEAMVDSLILYIHIDHLNELYSQSHQWERFGRIVAETAFHEVMVNTEGFLFKTPEDRYREMVEKHPNIFNSVPLYHIASYLGIQGPSLSRIRKRMVGK; this comes from the coding sequence TTGAAACAGTATAAAAAAAACGAGTTTTATAATGAATATAAAAATGTTTGCAAACATCTGGGGTTTGTGATCAATGGGGTATTTAGGATCTACCGGGTAAACAGCGATACGGGGGAAGAAAAAAATATGCTATTTTTTACCGATCAGCAATTCGTAACATCCTATAAAAGTTTTTTAGCGCAAACCGCCTGCGAATATTATACTGAGGCGATGGTTGATTCGCTCATCCTATATATACACATCGATCATCTGAATGAGCTTTACAGCCAATCACATCAATGGGAACGGTTTGGAAGAATTGTGGCCGAAACAGCGTTTCATGAGGTTATGGTTAATACAGAAGGATTCCTGTTTAAAACACCCGAAGACCGTTATCGGGAAATGGTGGAAAAACATCCGAATATTTTCAACTCTGTGCCATTATATCATATAGCTTCGTATCTGGGTATCCAGGGGCCATCCCTGAGCCGGATTCGTAAGAGAATGGTTGGAAAGTAA
- a CDS encoding acyltransferase, whose product MKFSQTISTDKHQNINWMNNLRSIAMFAVIVLHTASPLLFRVKDATINDWLAADAYNALVRFCVPVFVMITGALLLQREYELKDFLKRRFGRLIPPFIFWSFVYIGYRLYNEEIELSDNIWPNIKLVLQQLQTGSYYHLWYVYLLMGLYLFIPVISKFVRNATEKELLYFLGVWFLTVILSRPYLTILDPGIDLHNFTGYIGYLVLGYYLAYKPFKFKNIAPIAALVFVSCALLIASGTYFILLKTKNLNTFFYEPISPFIVILSSSAFLMARFIKVNLNPVVNKLINNVGKYTLGLYLSHAFILNVFELNDITYNIFNPIFSIPLVALLTFLLSSLLIYVMSKLPLLKYVAG is encoded by the coding sequence ATGAAATTTAGCCAAACAATTAGTACAGACAAACATCAAAATATCAACTGGATGAATAATTTGAGGTCGATAGCTATGTTTGCAGTTATTGTTCTGCATACAGCATCTCCCCTGTTATTCCGTGTTAAAGATGCTACTATTAACGATTGGCTTGCTGCTGATGCTTACAATGCCCTGGTGCGTTTTTGTGTACCTGTTTTTGTAATGATAACAGGAGCTTTATTATTACAGCGCGAGTATGAACTTAAAGATTTCTTAAAAAGGCGATTTGGAAGACTCATACCTCCGTTCATTTTTTGGAGTTTCGTTTATATAGGTTATAGGCTTTACAACGAGGAAATAGAACTATCAGACAATATATGGCCTAATATAAAACTTGTACTACAGCAACTGCAAACCGGTAGTTATTATCATTTATGGTACGTTTATCTTTTAATGGGCCTTTACCTGTTTATACCCGTAATAAGCAAGTTTGTACGTAACGCAACAGAAAAAGAGTTGTTGTACTTTTTAGGTGTCTGGTTTTTAACAGTAATCTTGAGCCGCCCTTATTTAACCATATTAGATCCCGGCATCGATCTGCACAACTTTACTGGCTATATTGGGTATCTTGTACTTGGCTATTATCTCGCTTATAAGCCATTTAAATTTAAAAATATAGCTCCAATCGCGGCGTTGGTATTTGTATCATGCGCCTTACTAATAGCTTCAGGTACGTATTTTATATTGCTGAAAACCAAAAACTTAAATACTTTCTTTTACGAGCCAATTAGTCCTTTTATAGTTATACTGTCGTCGAGCGCGTTTTTAATGGCAAGATTTATTAAAGTCAATTTAAACCCGGTTGTAAACAAACTCATAAACAATGTAGGTAAATATACCCTGGGCTTATACCTTAGCCATGCTTTCATCTTAAATGTGTTTGAGCTTAATGATATCACATACAACATTTTTAACCCGATTTTCAGTATTCCATTAGTGGCATTATTAACCTTTTTACTGTCCAGTCTCCTGATCTATGTGATGAGTAAGCTACCGCTGTTAAAATATGTCGCCGGATAA
- a CDS encoding CRTAC1 family protein, with protein MKLHAKFLFLIPALSQILACRESPEQKMISIITDLNRKDYNSRNPFCPEAKVAQCDSLLKVPGRENDFYVLNTKAKLLLETGDEKQAVAIYEKMGTGNDSSKRDLFEPDMGLAYMRLGERTNCMLNHNRMSCTYPIRDNAIHINQTGSRNAIAVYERILKKHPADLESRWMLNIAYMTLGRYPDSVPKPFLIPGLNKTSAAQIKPFTDMAADVGIKLNSRAGGAIADDFNNDGYIDLVTSGTELDDHMHYFQNNQDGAFIDRSETSGLLKFTGGLNIQQTDYNNDGKMDIFVLRGAWKKNGFGNQPASLLRNNGDGTFTDVTVSAGLLFYHPTQAAVWADFNNDGWLDVFVGTEGFNNGDSVNIHRSMLYINNHNGTFKEVSHQAHCDVMSYVKGVTSADFNNDGLPDIFISTMDGRKYLLKNKGSKVGVPDFEDITRQSGIAANTNSTFTTWFFDYNNDGWQDILVADYKFEAPLGYYSAAEALGKPIPNAGNIYLYKNNHDGTFAEVSKQVGLDKVVFSMGANFGDIDNDGFPDLYFGTGNPDFGSLIPNKMFRNVEGQRFEDITNISGTGNLQKGHGVAFADFRNRGLQDIFIEMGGAYAGDAYTSALYVNPGQNNNNWISIKAEGTKCNKAAIGSRLKITFNDNGVKRSVYREINSGGSFGSSPIQAEIGVGHAGIVEELEIIWAGSHSVQRFHNLEVNRFYRVTEGNSRVGQAKLKRLNLM; from the coding sequence ATGAAATTGCATGCAAAGTTTTTGTTCCTGATACCGGCTTTATCGCAGATTTTAGCTTGCCGTGAATCTCCGGAACAAAAGATGATAAGTATCATTACAGATCTGAACCGAAAGGATTATAACAGCCGTAACCCGTTTTGCCCGGAAGCTAAAGTTGCCCAATGTGATAGTTTACTGAAAGTGCCGGGAAGGGAAAACGACTTTTATGTTTTAAACACCAAAGCCAAACTATTACTGGAAACTGGCGATGAAAAGCAAGCAGTAGCCATTTATGAAAAAATGGGAACAGGCAACGATAGTTCAAAACGCGATTTATTTGAACCGGATATGGGCCTCGCCTATATGCGTTTAGGCGAACGGACTAATTGCATGCTTAATCACAACCGGATGTCATGTACTTATCCAATACGAGATAATGCAATTCACATAAATCAAACCGGTTCGCGAAATGCCATAGCTGTTTATGAGCGCATTTTGAAGAAACATCCGGCAGACCTTGAATCCCGCTGGATGCTCAATATCGCCTACATGACACTGGGACGCTACCCGGATAGCGTGCCCAAGCCGTTTTTAATCCCCGGCCTTAACAAAACTTCCGCGGCCCAAATAAAGCCTTTTACCGATATGGCTGCCGATGTTGGCATTAAATTGAACAGCAGGGCAGGAGGCGCCATAGCCGATGACTTTAATAATGATGGTTATATTGATTTGGTAACTTCGGGAACAGAGCTCGACGATCACATGCATTATTTTCAGAATAACCAGGACGGGGCCTTTATTGACCGGTCTGAAACGAGCGGCTTGTTAAAGTTTACCGGGGGATTGAATATCCAGCAAACTGATTACAACAATGACGGGAAGATGGACATTTTTGTATTGCGCGGTGCATGGAAAAAGAACGGTTTCGGCAACCAGCCAGCCTCGCTGTTGCGAAACAACGGCGATGGTACTTTCACTGATGTGACTGTATCCGCCGGATTACTTTTTTATCATCCAACCCAGGCCGCCGTATGGGCCGATTTTAATAACGACGGATGGCTTGATGTATTTGTAGGAACGGAAGGTTTCAATAATGGCGATAGCGTCAATATCCACCGCAGCATGCTTTACATCAATAACCACAATGGCACGTTTAAAGAAGTTAGCCATCAAGCGCATTGCGATGTGATGTCATACGTGAAAGGAGTTACATCGGCAGATTTTAATAATGACGGATTGCCAGACATTTTCATTTCGACAATGGACGGCCGCAAGTATCTTTTAAAGAATAAGGGTAGCAAGGTGGGTGTACCCGATTTTGAAGATATTACAAGACAATCTGGAATAGCAGCAAACACCAACAGTACCTTTACCACCTGGTTTTTCGATTATAACAATGATGGCTGGCAGGATATCCTGGTTGCAGATTATAAATTTGAGGCGCCGCTCGGCTACTATTCGGCTGCTGAAGCACTTGGCAAGCCCATACCTAACGCGGGAAATATATACTTGTATAAAAACAACCATGATGGTACTTTCGCTGAGGTTTCTAAACAAGTTGGCCTCGATAAGGTAGTGTTTAGCATGGGGGCAAACTTTGGCGATATCGATAACGACGGTTTTCCTGATTTGTATTTTGGTACAGGAAACCCGGATTTTGGTTCCCTTATCCCAAACAAGATGTTCAGGAATGTGGAGGGGCAGCGATTTGAAGATATAACAAATATTTCTGGCACCGGAAACCTTCAAAAAGGCCATGGCGTGGCGTTTGCCGATTTCAGAAACCGCGGTTTACAGGATATCTTTATTGAAATGGGTGGCGCTTATGCCGGTGATGCTTACACCAGCGCTTTGTATGTAAACCCGGGGCAGAACAACAATAACTGGATAAGTATAAAAGCAGAAGGCACGAAATGTAATAAAGCTGCAATCGGTAGTCGATTGAAAATTACATTTAATGATAACGGCGTCAAAAGGAGCGTATATCGGGAAATTAACTCCGGTGGCAGCTTCGGATCATCACCAATCCAGGCAGAAATAGGTGTGGGACACGCCGGTATTGTAGAAGAGCTCGAGATTATATGGGCAGGCAGTCATAGCGTTCAACGATTTCATAATTTGGAAGTGAACCGGTTTTACCGCGTTACAGAAGGAAATAGCAGAGTAGGACAGGCTAAGTTGAAAAGGCTTAACTTAATGTAG
- a CDS encoding alpha/beta fold hydrolase produces MMLILFVVATATIMFSSCSKKNEIKPTPKNYVLVHGAWQAPYVWDAVKTTLISKGNNVTVVELPGHGSDQTVPSTLTLNSYRDKVLGTISNINGKVILVGHSLGGMIISAVAEQNPSKIEKLVYLSAYMPTSGQSLLDLALTDAGSSLGGSIKGQKILIENNAVGILDVLHDQITNVFIQDGSTQAQNLVLQNYRSEPLIPFTNPVTLTVANFGSVEKVYIKTLQDRVVSPVLQDRMIAASNVKTVYQLNTSHSSFLVKPDSLAILLTKIGQ; encoded by the coding sequence ATGATGTTAATCTTATTTGTCGTAGCTACAGCTACTATTATGTTCTCTTCTTGCTCAAAAAAGAACGAAATAAAACCCACTCCTAAAAATTATGTACTGGTGCACGGCGCATGGCAGGCACCTTATGTATGGGATGCCGTAAAAACTACTCTCATCAGCAAAGGCAATAATGTAACCGTTGTAGAGCTTCCCGGCCACGGCAGCGATCAAACAGTTCCGTCAACCTTAACCTTAAACAGTTACAGGGATAAAGTTCTTGGTACCATCTCAAATATCAACGGCAAAGTTATTCTTGTAGGTCATAGCTTAGGCGGGATGATCATCTCTGCTGTTGCCGAGCAAAACCCTTCTAAAATCGAAAAACTGGTTTATCTGTCTGCCTATATGCCAACCTCCGGCCAATCTTTACTTGATCTTGCACTAACCGATGCCGGCTCAAGTCTCGGCGGTTCAATTAAGGGGCAAAAAATATTAATCGAAAACAATGCTGTTGGAATTCTTGACGTGCTGCACGATCAGATTACGAACGTTTTTATCCAGGACGGTTCAACCCAGGCTCAAAATCTTGTACTGCAAAATTACCGTTCTGAGCCCCTAATTCCATTTACCAATCCGGTAACACTGACTGTTGCTAATTTCGGATCTGTTGAGAAGGTTTATATTAAAACCTTGCAGGATCGTGTGGTTTCCCCTGTTTTACAAGACAGGATGATTGCAGCTAGCAATGTAAAAACGGTATATCAGTTAAATACCAGCCACTCGTCATTCCTGGTAAAGCCCGATTCTTTAGCCATATTACTAACCAAAATTGGTCAATAG
- a CDS encoding RagB/SusD family nutrient uptake outer membrane protein, which yields MKTKKIYAWSVLTAIMVTATVNSCKKGSLNTSDPNNVTTNQYYKTSDQLTKGVNAIYVAIHALGLVSREWFFIHDLRSDDVASGGGQLEAPRGQILNGNCDPTNPVMNSVWNGWYTTIFRANVVIANGPAVTDNAGLRDRLVGEAKFLRAWAYFDLVSQWGGVPLYTSAVTAASDFQPRASETEVYALIIKDLQDAAAVLPEKSGTDKGRATASAANAMLGRVLMQTGDYAGAKAALLKIPTTGTNGYTLTSRYLDNFEEETEFNSESIFEIVFVDKGDGGFNWGGDSPTEAQSTVRNQEYNPIAWRNLIPSNKLINEFESTATGAIKSDPRFHYTVYQSGDTYNKGASVLTDGDQNGNSSVLNGVTKKISFRKFMIIYKEGLPAAGFHPGGNNQRIIRYAEVLLMLAECENELGNTAAAVNYLNMIRARADVAMPPYPTAQFPVGSKADVVKAIMHEKTVEMGDEEVRGIDILRWRKKQYFTTDPFSYFKKGRDELLPIPQAELDNNPKVNGHQNPGY from the coding sequence ATGAAAACTAAGAAAATATACGCGTGGTCTGTACTTACTGCTATCATGGTAACGGCTACGGTGAATTCCTGCAAAAAAGGTTCACTCAACACCAGCGACCCTAACAACGTAACTACTAACCAATATTATAAAACCAGCGATCAGTTAACCAAAGGCGTAAACGCCATTTATGTCGCCATTCATGCCTTGGGGCTGGTATCAAGAGAATGGTTTTTTATTCATGATCTCAGGAGCGATGACGTTGCAAGCGGCGGCGGTCAGCTTGAAGCGCCAAGGGGGCAAATCCTTAACGGCAATTGCGATCCTACCAATCCCGTGATGAACTCTGTTTGGAACGGCTGGTATACAACTATCTTCAGGGCTAATGTGGTTATTGCTAACGGCCCGGCGGTAACAGATAACGCCGGCCTTCGCGACAGGTTAGTTGGCGAAGCTAAATTTTTGCGTGCCTGGGCTTATTTCGACCTGGTTTCGCAATGGGGCGGGGTGCCGCTTTATACTTCGGCAGTAACGGCCGCAAGCGATTTTCAGCCACGTGCATCCGAAACAGAAGTTTATGCATTGATTATTAAAGACCTTCAGGATGCTGCGGCTGTTCTTCCGGAAAAATCTGGCACTGATAAGGGCCGGGCAACTGCTTCGGCCGCTAACGCTATGTTGGGTCGTGTATTAATGCAAACCGGCGATTATGCTGGTGCCAAAGCAGCGCTTTTGAAAATCCCGACAACCGGCACAAATGGCTACACACTGACAAGCAGATATCTTGATAATTTTGAGGAAGAGACCGAATTTAACAGCGAATCTATTTTCGAGATTGTATTTGTTGATAAAGGCGACGGTGGCTTTAACTGGGGTGGCGACAGTCCGACCGAGGCACAATCTACCGTACGTAACCAGGAGTATAACCCAATTGCCTGGAGAAACCTTATCCCGTCAAATAAATTGATTAACGAATTTGAGAGCACGGCTACAGGCGCAATAAAATCTGATCCCCGCTTTCATTACACTGTTTATCAATCAGGTGATACCTATAACAAGGGCGCGTCGGTGCTTACGGATGGTGATCAGAACGGTAACTCATCGGTGTTGAACGGTGTTACTAAAAAAATCAGTTTTCGTAAATTTATGATCATTTACAAGGAAGGGTTACCTGCGGCAGGTTTCCATCCGGGCGGCAATAATCAACGTATCATTCGCTATGCTGAAGTTCTATTGATGCTGGCCGAATGTGAAAATGAACTTGGCAATACCGCCGCCGCAGTTAATTACCTTAACATGATCCGTGCACGTGCGGATGTTGCCATGCCTCCTTATCCAACAGCGCAATTTCCGGTTGGCTCGAAGGCCGATGTGGTAAAAGCCATCATGCACGAAAAAACGGTAGAAATGGGTGATGAGGAAGTAAGGGGCATCGACATCCTTCGCTGGAGGAAAAAGCAATACTTTACTACTGATCCGTTCTCATATTTCAAAAAAGGAAGGGATGAACTGTTGCCAATTCCGCAGGCCGAACTGGATAATAATCCAAAAGTAAACGGGCATCAAAACCCAGGCTATTGA
- a CDS encoding alpha/beta fold hydrolase encodes MKTAIIMLAMSVLGFTAQAQKTNTKNSKTIVLVHGAWSDASSWDAVTPLLKAQGEEVINVNLVGHGKDTTSFAGIAFQTYVDQVKAAIGTRTNVVLVGHSFAGLVISQVAEDKPAQIKELIFLAAALPHDGDSLLSLAQQDPASHIGKSLTIDKEHGAAIIAKDSAADIFAADAPQQVQEYIAANLKPEPLAPLATPVHLTEKNFGSVKKVYIHTANDHAISYPAQQFMVKNNKVAKVYTLQSSHTPFISMPDKLTAILIAESK; translated from the coding sequence ATGAAAACAGCAATAATAATGTTGGCGATGAGCGTATTAGGTTTTACTGCTCAAGCCCAAAAAACAAACACTAAAAATTCAAAGACTATTGTATTGGTTCACGGCGCGTGGTCTGATGCATCGTCATGGGATGCAGTAACCCCATTGTTAAAAGCACAGGGCGAAGAAGTAATCAATGTTAACCTCGTTGGTCACGGAAAAGATACCACCTCATTTGCCGGTATCGCCTTCCAAACTTATGTAGACCAGGTAAAAGCAGCTATCGGCACCCGCACCAATGTTGTGTTGGTGGGACATAGTTTTGCCGGGCTGGTGATTAGCCAGGTTGCTGAGGACAAACCCGCACAAATTAAAGAACTGATTTTCCTTGCGGCAGCCTTACCGCATGACGGCGACAGTCTTTTATCATTAGCCCAACAAGACCCTGCATCTCATATCGGCAAATCCCTTACTATCGACAAAGAACACGGCGCTGCTATTATAGCCAAGGATTCCGCCGCAGATATTTTTGCGGCCGACGCACCGCAGCAGGTTCAAGAATATATCGCTGCCAACCTTAAACCAGAACCACTGGCACCGCTGGCTACGCCGGTCCACCTGACTGAAAAGAATTTCGGCAGCGTTAAAAAAGTCTATATCCATACGGCCAATGACCATGCTATCAGTTATCCTGCGCAACAGTTTATGGTAAAAAACAACAAAGTAGCTAAAGTATACACCCTGCAAAGCAGCCATACTCCATTTATTTCCATGCCTGACAAACTGACTGCAATTCTAATCGCCGAAAGCAAATAA
- a CDS encoding OsmC family protein, with amino-acid sequence MKRIAKAHWNGTLQEGIGEISTQSTVLNETPYSFKTRFADGIGTNPEELIAAAHAGCFSMALSATLAHHNITAGDIFTTATVDLDMQALSITGIHLDLRASVIDGVDGATFTEIAEGAKAHCIISKALNVPITLIVVYA; translated from the coding sequence ATGAAACGTATAGCAAAAGCACATTGGAACGGTACTTTACAAGAAGGTATAGGCGAGATCAGCACACAAAGCACAGTGCTTAACGAAACACCCTACTCCTTCAAAACACGCTTTGCCGACGGCATCGGAACCAATCCCGAAGAACTGATCGCCGCCGCACATGCAGGTTGTTTTTCGATGGCGCTTAGCGCTACTTTAGCACATCACAACATCACTGCCGGCGATATTTTTACGACAGCGACAGTAGATCTTGATATGCAAGCATTGAGCATTACCGGTATTCATTTGGATTTAAGAGCCAGTGTTATTGACGGCGTAGATGGAGCAACATTTACTGAGATCGCTGAAGGCGCAAAAGCCCATTGTATTATTTCCAAAGCGTTGAATGTGCCCATTACATTAATTGTTGTTTACGCTTAA